Proteins encoded in a region of the Mycolicibacterium chitae genome:
- the typA gene encoding translational GTPase TypA, with protein MESRPNFRNVAIVAHVDHGKTTLVDAMLRQSGALAERGDAQERVMDSGDLEREKGITILAKNTAVHRHNADGSVTVINVIDTPGHADFGGEVERGLSMVDGVVLLVDASEGPLPQTRFVLRKALGAHLPVILVVNKTDRPDARIAEVVEESHDLLLDVASDLDEEAQAAAEKALDLPTLYASGRAGIASTTQPANGEVPDGGNLNPLFDVLMEHIPAPAGNPEAPLQALVTNLDASAFLGRLALIRIANGRLKKGQQVAWMREVDGSPVITNAKITELLATVGVERTPTDEAVAGDIVAVAGLPEIMIGDTLADPENSHALPRITVDEPAISVTIGTNTSPLAGKVSGHKLTARMVKNRLDSELVGNVSIRVVDIGRPDAWEVQGRGELALAILVEQMRREGFELTVGKPQVVTKQVDGKLHEPFEELTIDCPEEFVGAITQLMAGRKGRMEQMTNHAAGWVRMDFVVPSRGLIGFRTEFMTLTRGTGIANAVFEGYRPWAGEIRARHSGSLVSDRSGSVTPFAMIQLSDRGQFFVEPGQDTYEGQVVGINPRAEDLDINITREKKLTNMRSSTSDVLETLAKPLELDLEQAMEFCAADECVEVTPEIVRVRKLELTASLRARAKSRAKQANQG; from the coding sequence ATGGAATCTCGTCCCAACTTTAGAAACGTCGCGATCGTCGCTCACGTCGACCATGGCAAAACGACCTTGGTGGACGCCATGCTGCGTCAATCGGGTGCGTTGGCCGAGCGGGGCGACGCGCAGGAACGCGTGATGGACTCCGGTGACCTGGAGCGCGAAAAGGGCATCACGATCCTCGCCAAGAACACCGCGGTGCACCGACACAACGCTGATGGCAGCGTAACCGTCATCAACGTCATCGATACTCCCGGCCACGCGGACTTCGGCGGTGAGGTCGAGCGCGGCCTGTCCATGGTCGACGGCGTGGTGCTGCTGGTCGACGCCTCCGAGGGGCCGCTGCCGCAGACCCGGTTCGTGCTGCGCAAGGCCTTGGGCGCGCACCTGCCGGTGATCCTCGTCGTCAACAAGACCGACCGGCCCGACGCGCGCATCGCCGAGGTCGTCGAGGAGAGCCACGACCTGCTGCTCGATGTCGCCTCGGATCTGGACGAGGAGGCCCAGGCCGCCGCGGAGAAGGCACTGGACCTGCCGACGCTGTACGCGTCGGGGCGGGCCGGCATCGCCTCCACCACGCAGCCCGCCAACGGCGAGGTGCCCGACGGCGGCAACCTGAACCCGTTGTTCGACGTGCTGATGGAGCACATCCCGGCGCCGGCCGGTAACCCCGAAGCCCCGCTGCAGGCGCTGGTGACCAACCTCGACGCCTCGGCGTTCCTGGGCCGGTTGGCGCTGATCCGCATCGCCAACGGCCGCCTCAAGAAGGGGCAGCAGGTCGCCTGGATGCGGGAGGTCGACGGTTCCCCCGTCATCACAAACGCCAAGATCACCGAGCTGCTGGCGACCGTCGGCGTCGAACGCACGCCCACCGACGAGGCCGTCGCCGGGGACATCGTCGCGGTGGCGGGACTGCCGGAGATCATGATCGGCGACACGCTGGCCGATCCGGAGAACTCGCACGCGCTGCCGCGCATCACCGTCGACGAGCCCGCCATCTCGGTCACCATCGGCACCAACACCTCCCCGCTGGCCGGCAAGGTGTCCGGGCACAAGCTGACCGCGCGAATGGTCAAGAACCGCTTGGATTCCGAGCTGGTGGGCAACGTCTCGATCCGGGTGGTCGACATCGGCCGGCCGGACGCCTGGGAGGTGCAGGGCCGCGGCGAGCTGGCGCTGGCCATCCTGGTGGAGCAGATGCGCCGGGAGGGCTTCGAGCTGACCGTGGGCAAGCCGCAGGTGGTGACCAAGCAGGTCGACGGCAAGCTGCACGAGCCGTTCGAGGAGCTGACCATCGACTGCCCCGAGGAGTTCGTCGGCGCCATCACGCAGCTGATGGCCGGGCGTAAGGGCCGCATGGAGCAGATGACCAACCACGCCGCGGGCTGGGTGCGGATGGACTTCGTGGTGCCCAGCCGCGGCCTGATCGGTTTCCGCACCGAGTTCATGACGCTGACCCGCGGGACCGGCATCGCCAACGCGGTCTTCGAGGGATACCGGCCGTGGGCCGGGGAGATCCGCGCGCGGCACAGCGGGTCCTTGGTGTCCGATCGCAGTGGTTCGGTGACCCCGTTCGCGATGATCCAGCTCTCCGACCGCGGGCAGTTCTTCGTCGAACCCGGCCAGGACACCTACGAGGGTCAGGTCGTCGGCATCAACCCGCGCGCCGAGGACCTCGACATCAACATCACCCGCGAGAAGAAGCTCACCAACATGCGGTCGTCGACCTCCGACGTGCTCGAGACGCTGGCCAAGCCGCTGGAGCTCGATCTCGAGCAGGCCATGGAGTTCTGCGCGGCCGACGAGTGTGTCGAGGTGACCCCGGAGATCGTGCGGGTGCGCAAGCTGGAGCTCACGGCCAGCCTGCGGGCGCGCGCCAAGTCCCGGGCCAAGCAGGCCAACCAGGGGTAG
- a CDS encoding type IV toxin-antitoxin system AbiEi family antitoxin domain-containing protein, whose protein sequence is MPPQLLELFAGQRGVATYRQIREVIGRRVMERLVRDGHLVKIWPGIYSGPKPSALTRLRGLDLRCGEPVAVCLHTAAAVHGFDTEQPSRLHVLKPQGHQLRDDDALVVHHREGVPLTTVRGRLVTPPAWTAVEVARKVERPRALATLDAALRSQTCDVAGLWRAAEAQAARRGIVKVRELIGVGASAG, encoded by the coding sequence GTGCCGCCGCAACTGCTCGAACTGTTCGCCGGTCAGCGTGGTGTGGCGACCTATCGGCAGATTCGCGAGGTCATCGGCCGACGGGTGATGGAGCGGTTGGTCCGAGACGGCCACCTGGTGAAGATCTGGCCGGGAATCTACAGCGGCCCGAAACCTTCCGCGCTGACGCGGCTGCGCGGCCTGGACCTGCGCTGCGGCGAACCGGTCGCGGTGTGTCTGCACACGGCCGCCGCGGTGCACGGGTTCGACACCGAGCAGCCGTCCCGACTGCACGTCCTGAAGCCGCAGGGTCACCAACTCCGGGATGACGACGCCCTCGTCGTGCACCACCGCGAAGGCGTGCCGCTGACGACGGTGCGGGGTCGCCTGGTCACGCCGCCAGCCTGGACGGCGGTCGAGGTGGCCAGGAAAGTCGAGCGGCCCCGCGCCCTGGCCACGCTGGACGCGGCGCTGCGCAGCCAGACCTGTGACGTTGCCGGTCTGTGGCGGGCCGCCGAGGCGCAGGCCGCGCGTCGCGGGATCGTCAAGGTGCGAGAGCTGATCGGCGTTGGCGCGTCCGCAGGCTGA
- a CDS encoding DUF559 domain-containing protein — protein sequence MESEARLMMLDGGLPEPVLQLRFVDREGVVWRVDFAWLDPDVIVEYDGYDWHKTPEQVQRDHRKRAALEETGYRVLSIVREDVRDKPARTVRRIGDLLGRAAA from the coding sequence ATGGAGAGTGAGGCGCGCCTGATGATGCTCGACGGGGGATTGCCGGAGCCGGTGCTGCAACTGCGGTTCGTCGATCGCGAGGGCGTGGTCTGGCGGGTGGATTTCGCCTGGCTTGATCCGGATGTGATCGTCGAGTACGACGGCTACGACTGGCACAAAACCCCGGAGCAGGTGCAGCGCGACCACCGCAAGCGTGCTGCCCTCGAGGAGACGGGCTACCGGGTCCTGTCGATCGTGCGCGAGGACGTCCGGGACAAACCGGCTCGGACGGTCCGACGAATCGGCGACCTGTTGGGGCGCGCCGCGGCGTAG
- a CDS encoding ABC transporter family substrate-binding protein, producing the protein MPTARSRILRSVAVLSVLLAGGCTVSPPPAPQSTETSETTPPPPPKAMQIIMGIDNIGPGFNPHLLSDQSPVNAAISALVLPSAFRPVPDTKSPTGSRWEIDNTLLLSAEVTDEEPFTVTYKIRPEASWTDNAPIAADDFWYLWRQMVSQPGVVDPAGYDLITGVQSIDGGKTAVVTFSQPYHAWRELFSNIVPAHIVKDIPGGFPAGLDRVMPVTGGQFRVETIDPQRDEILLARNDRFWGPPAVPDQILFRRAGAPAALADSIRNGDTQVAQVHGGAATFAQLSAIPDVRTSRIVTPRVMQLTLRGQQPHLTDPQVRRGILGLLDVDLLAAVGAGSDNTVTLAQAQVRSPSDPGYVPTAPAALSREAALALLEGAGYVVEQEGPAPEAPAPPQGQTRGRISKDGEQLTFVLGVASNDPTSVAVANTAADQLRNAGIAASILPLDPVVLYGEALANNRFDAIVGWRHAGGDLATRLESRYGCRALEATTVSTSGAPPSPSPSASPSPSPSSAPSPTAPAPAPTTPTTTPPPPPSADDGRLVQAPSNLTQVCDRGIQATIDAGLDGSMDIDEVIEAVEPRLWNMWTVLPILQDTTIVAAGPSVQNVSLSGAVPVGIVGDAGTWTKRR; encoded by the coding sequence GTGCCAACCGCCCGCAGCCGCATTCTGAGGTCTGTGGCCGTGCTGTCGGTTCTGCTGGCCGGCGGATGCACCGTGAGCCCGCCGCCGGCGCCGCAGAGCACCGAAACCTCCGAGACCACGCCGCCCCCGCCGCCCAAGGCGATGCAGATCATCATGGGGATCGACAACATCGGCCCGGGGTTCAATCCGCACCTGCTCTCCGACCAGTCCCCGGTCAACGCCGCGATCAGCGCCCTGGTGCTGCCCAGCGCGTTCCGCCCGGTGCCGGACACCAAGAGCCCGACGGGTTCGCGCTGGGAAATCGACAACACGTTGCTGTTGTCGGCCGAGGTCACCGACGAGGAGCCCTTCACGGTGACCTACAAGATCCGGCCCGAGGCGTCCTGGACGGACAACGCACCGATCGCCGCCGACGACTTCTGGTACCTGTGGCGGCAGATGGTCAGCCAGCCCGGCGTGGTCGACCCCGCCGGCTACGACCTGATCACCGGGGTCCAGTCGATCGACGGCGGCAAGACCGCGGTGGTCACCTTCTCCCAGCCGTATCACGCCTGGCGCGAGTTGTTCTCCAATATCGTGCCCGCGCACATCGTCAAGGACATCCCCGGCGGTTTTCCGGCCGGCCTGGACCGGGTGATGCCCGTGACGGGCGGGCAGTTCCGCGTCGAGACCATCGATCCGCAGCGCGACGAGATCCTGCTGGCCCGCAACGACAGGTTCTGGGGTCCGCCGGCGGTGCCGGACCAGATCCTGTTCCGCCGCGCCGGGGCGCCGGCCGCGTTGGCCGATTCGATCCGCAACGGCGACACCCAGGTGGCGCAGGTGCACGGGGGAGCGGCCACGTTCGCCCAGCTCTCGGCGATCCCCGACGTACGGACCTCGCGGATCGTGACCCCGCGGGTCATGCAGCTGACGCTGCGCGGACAGCAGCCGCACCTGACGGATCCCCAAGTGCGCAGAGGCATTCTGGGTCTGCTCGATGTCGACCTGCTGGCCGCCGTCGGCGCCGGCAGCGACAACACCGTCACGCTGGCCCAGGCGCAGGTGCGCTCGCCGTCGGATCCGGGTTATGTCCCCACGGCCCCCGCGGCGCTGAGTCGCGAGGCGGCCCTGGCGCTGCTGGAGGGCGCCGGGTACGTCGTCGAGCAGGAGGGGCCCGCCCCGGAGGCCCCGGCCCCGCCGCAGGGCCAGACGCGGGGGCGGATCAGCAAGGACGGCGAGCAGTTGACGTTCGTGCTGGGCGTGGCCTCCAACGACCCGACCTCGGTCGCGGTGGCCAATACCGCCGCCGATCAGCTGCGCAACGCCGGCATCGCGGCTTCGATCCTGCCACTGGACCCGGTGGTGCTCTACGGAGAGGCCTTGGCCAACAACAGGTTTGACGCGATCGTGGGCTGGCGGCACGCCGGTGGCGATCTGGCGACGCGGCTGGAGTCGCGGTACGGCTGCCGGGCGCTGGAGGCCACCACGGTGTCGACCTCGGGTGCGCCGCCGAGCCCGTCGCCTTCCGCATCGCCCTCGCCATCTCCCTCGTCGGCACCGTCGCCGACCGCACCCGCACCCGCGCCCACCACGCCCACGACGACGCCCCCGCCGCCCCCGTCGGCGGACGACGGCCGGTTGGTGCAGGCCCCGTCCAACCTGACCCAGGTGTGCGATCGTGGGATTCAGGCCACCATCGACGCGGGACTGGACGGCTCGATGGACATCGACGAGGTCATCGAGGCGGTCGAGCCCAGGCTGTGGAACATGTGGACCGTGCTGCCGATCCTGCAGGACACGACGATCGTCGCGGCGGGGCCGTCGGTGCAGAACGTCAGCCTGTCGGGCGCGGTGCCGGTGGGCATCGTCGGGGACGCCGGGACCTGGACGAAGAGGCGATAG
- the mshB gene encoding N-acetyl-1-D-myo-inositol-2-amino-2-deoxy-alpha-D-glucopyranoside deacetylase: MQTEQPCMLFVHAHPDDETITTGATIAHYAAQGVDVHVVTCTLGEEGEVIGERWAQLSVDHADQLGGYRIAELCSALHLLGIGDPIFLGGAGHWRDSGMAGTDARPGLQRFVDADEREAVGALVEIIRELRPHVVVTYDPNGGYGHPDHIRTHQITTAAIAAAADPAEYPGRPWQVGKFYWTVVSTTAMQSAIAALTDDDLLEHWQRPPADLDFGFPDDQITAMVDATEGLAAKIDALAAHATQVAVGPTGRAAALSNNLALPVLGHEHYILAAGKPGPRDERGWETDLLAGLVHEY; this comes from the coding sequence ATGCAGACTGAGCAGCCGTGCATGCTGTTCGTTCACGCGCACCCCGATGACGAGACCATCACCACGGGCGCGACCATCGCCCACTACGCCGCGCAGGGCGTCGACGTGCACGTCGTCACCTGCACGCTCGGCGAAGAGGGCGAGGTCATCGGGGAGCGGTGGGCGCAGCTGAGTGTGGACCACGCCGACCAACTCGGCGGCTACCGCATCGCCGAGCTGTGCTCGGCCCTGCACCTGCTGGGGATCGGCGACCCGATCTTCCTGGGCGGCGCGGGACATTGGCGTGACTCCGGCATGGCCGGCACCGACGCGCGGCCCGGGCTGCAGCGGTTCGTCGACGCCGACGAGCGCGAGGCGGTGGGCGCGCTGGTCGAGATCATCCGTGAGCTGCGCCCCCACGTCGTCGTCACCTACGACCCCAACGGCGGATACGGACACCCCGATCACATCCGCACCCACCAGATCACCACCGCGGCCATCGCCGCCGCCGCGGACCCCGCCGAGTACCCGGGCCGGCCCTGGCAGGTGGGCAAGTTCTATTGGACGGTGGTGTCCACGACCGCGATGCAGTCGGCCATCGCGGCGCTGACCGACGACGACCTGCTCGAGCACTGGCAGCGACCGCCGGCCGACCTGGACTTCGGTTTCCCCGATGACCAGATCACCGCCATGGTCGACGCCACCGAGGGCTTGGCCGCGAAGATCGACGCGCTGGCCGCCCACGCCACCCAGGTCGCGGTGGGGCCGACGGGACGCGCCGCCGCGCTGTCGAACAACCTGGCACTGCCCGTCCTCGGGCACGAGCACTACATCCTGGCCGCCGGGAAGCCCGGCCCACGCGATGAACGCGGCTGGGAGACCGACCTGCTCGCCGGTCTGGTCCACGAGTACTGA
- a CDS encoding bifunctional FO biosynthesis protein CofGH, which produces MALNPQHADLPNPVMPVESVAPSPAALRRVLRRARDGVTLNVEEAVVALTARGDDLADLCASAARVRDAGLESAGRRGANGRLPISYSPKVFIPITHLCRDTCHYCTFVTVPGKLRAAGLGMYMEPDEILEVAARGAELGCKEALFTLGDRPEARWPEARQWLDERGYDSTLDYVRAMAIRVLEETGLLPHLNPGVMSWSELSRLKPVAPSMGMMLETTSRRLFETKGEAHYGSPDKDPAVRLRTLTDAGRLSIPFTTGLLVGIGETLTERAETIHAIRKSHKEFGHVQEVIVQNFRAKDHTAMAARPDAGFEDFLATIAVTRLVLGPGMRVQAPPNLVSAQECLALVGAGVDDWGGVSPVTPDHVNPERPWPALDDLAAVTAEAGYDLVQRLTAQPKYVQAGAAWIDPRVRAHVDALADPDTGWAREVNPVGLPWQEPDEATESLGRTDLHTAIDTDGRLTETRSDLDSAFGDWESIRAHVHELAARAPERIDTDVLAALRSAERDPAGCSDDEYLALATADGPALDAIAALADSLRRETVGDDVTYVVNRNINFTNICYTGCRFCAFAQRKGDADAYSLSVDEVADRAWEAHVAGATEVCMQGGIDPELPVTGYADLVRGVKARVPSIHVHAFSPMEIANGVTKSGLNTREWLTALREAGLDSIPGTAAEILDDEVRWVLTKGKLPASMWIEVVSTAHEVGLRSSSTMMYGHVDTPRHWVGHLNVLREIQDRTGGFTEFVPLPFVHQSSPLYLAGASRPGPTHRDNRAVHALARIMLHGRISNIQTSWVKLGVERTRVMLRGGANDLGGTLMEETISRMAGSENGSAKTVAELVDIAAGIGRPARQRTTTYATTAA; this is translated from the coding sequence GTGGCTCTGAACCCGCAGCACGCCGACCTGCCCAATCCGGTCATGCCCGTCGAATCAGTGGCCCCCAGTCCCGCCGCGCTGCGCCGAGTGCTGCGGCGCGCCCGTGATGGTGTGACGCTCAACGTCGAGGAGGCCGTCGTCGCCTTGACGGCGCGCGGTGACGACCTCGCCGACCTGTGCGCCAGCGCGGCCCGGGTGCGCGATGCCGGTCTGGAGTCGGCGGGGCGCCGCGGCGCCAACGGCCGGTTGCCGATCAGCTATTCGCCCAAGGTCTTCATCCCCATTACCCACCTGTGCCGCGATACCTGTCACTACTGCACTTTCGTGACGGTGCCGGGCAAGCTGCGCGCGGCCGGTCTGGGCATGTACATGGAGCCCGACGAGATCCTCGAGGTGGCCGCCCGGGGTGCGGAGTTGGGCTGCAAGGAGGCGTTGTTCACCCTCGGTGACCGCCCAGAGGCGCGGTGGCCCGAGGCGCGGCAGTGGCTCGACGAGCGGGGTTACGACTCGACGCTGGATTACGTGCGCGCCATGGCGATTCGGGTGCTCGAGGAGACCGGCTTGCTGCCGCACCTGAACCCGGGCGTGATGAGTTGGTCGGAGCTGTCCCGGCTCAAGCCGGTCGCGCCGTCGATGGGCATGATGCTCGAGACGACGTCGCGGCGGCTGTTCGAGACCAAGGGCGAGGCGCACTACGGCAGCCCGGACAAGGATCCGGCGGTGCGGCTGCGCACGCTGACCGACGCCGGGCGGTTGTCGATCCCGTTCACCACCGGCCTGCTGGTCGGGATCGGCGAGACGCTGACCGAGCGGGCCGAAACCATTCATGCGATCCGAAAGTCGCACAAGGAATTCGGGCACGTGCAGGAAGTGATCGTGCAGAACTTCCGGGCCAAGGATCACACCGCGATGGCCGCCAGGCCCGATGCGGGATTCGAGGATTTCCTGGCCACCATCGCCGTGACGCGCCTGGTGCTCGGTCCGGGCATGCGTGTGCAGGCCCCGCCGAACCTGGTCTCGGCCCAGGAGTGTCTGGCGCTGGTGGGCGCCGGGGTCGACGACTGGGGTGGCGTGTCGCCGGTGACCCCGGATCACGTCAACCCCGAACGGCCCTGGCCCGCCCTGGATGATCTGGCCGCGGTCACCGCCGAGGCGGGTTACGACCTGGTGCAGCGCCTGACCGCGCAACCGAAGTACGTGCAGGCGGGCGCGGCCTGGATCGATCCACGGGTGCGCGCGCACGTCGACGCGCTGGCCGACCCGGACACGGGCTGGGCGCGCGAGGTGAACCCGGTGGGGCTGCCGTGGCAGGAACCCGATGAGGCCACCGAATCGCTGGGCCGCACCGACCTGCACACCGCCATCGACACCGATGGTCGGCTCACCGAGACCCGCAGCGATCTCGACAGCGCCTTCGGCGACTGGGAATCCATCCGTGCGCATGTCCATGAACTGGCCGCCCGCGCGCCTGAGCGCATCGATACCGATGTGTTGGCGGCGCTGCGTTCGGCCGAACGCGACCCGGCCGGCTGCAGCGACGACGAGTACCTCGCGTTGGCGACCGCCGATGGTCCGGCCTTGGATGCCATTGCCGCGCTGGCTGATTCGCTGCGCCGCGAGACCGTGGGTGACGACGTCACCTACGTGGTGAACCGCAACATCAACTTCACCAACATCTGCTACACGGGGTGCCGATTCTGCGCCTTCGCGCAACGCAAGGGCGACGCCGACGCGTACTCGCTGTCGGTCGACGAGGTGGCCGACCGGGCGTGGGAGGCGCATGTGGCCGGGGCCACCGAGGTGTGCATGCAGGGCGGCATCGATCCCGAGTTGCCGGTGACCGGCTACGCGGATCTGGTGCGCGGCGTCAAGGCCCGGGTGCCGTCGATCCACGTGCATGCGTTCTCGCCGATGGAGATCGCCAACGGGGTCACCAAGAGTGGCCTGAACACCCGGGAGTGGCTGACTGCGCTGCGCGAGGCCGGGCTGGACTCGATCCCGGGGACCGCCGCGGAGATCCTCGACGACGAGGTGCGCTGGGTGCTCACCAAGGGCAAGCTCCCGGCGTCGATGTGGATCGAGGTCGTCAGCACCGCGCACGAGGTGGGGCTGCGGTCGAGTTCGACGATGATGTACGGCCACGTCGACACCCCGCGGCACTGGGTGGGGCACCTCAACGTGCTCCGCGAGATCCAGGATCGCACCGGTGGGTTCACCGAGTTCGTGCCGCTGCCATTCGTGCACCAGTCCTCGCCGCTGTACCTGGCCGGGGCGTCGCGGCCCGGGCCCACGCACCGGGACAACCGCGCGGTGCACGCGCTGGCCCGAATCATGTTGCACGGCCGGATCTCCAACATCCAGACCAGCTGGGTCAAGCTCGGCGTGGAGCGCACTCGGGTGATGCTGCGCGGCGGCGCCAACGACCTGGGCGGCACCCTGATGGAGGAGACCATCTCCCGGATGGCCGGCTCGGAGAACGGATCGGCCAAGACGGTGGCCGAACTCGTCGACATCGCCGCCGGCATCGGCCGCCCGGCTCGTCAGCGCACCACCACCTACGCCACCACCGCGGCCTGA
- the ctaD gene encoding aa3-type cytochrome oxidase subunit I has protein sequence MTAAPEIPAPPDETLTARRPYPARVGPKGTLIYKILTTTDHKMIGIMYMVACFTFFFAGGLMALLIRTELAAPGLQFLSNEQYNQLFTMHGTVMLLFYATPIVFGFANLVLPLQIGAPDVAFPRLNALAFWLFVFGALIALSGFITPNGAADFGWTAYAPLSDAIHSPGAGGDLWILGLAVSGLGTIFGAVNMITTVVCMRAPGMTMFRMPIFTWNILITSILALLVFPLLTAALLGLAADRHLGAHIYDPANGGVLLYQHLFWFFGHPEVYIVALPFFGIVTEIFPVFSRKPVFGYTTLVYATVAIAALSMAVWAHHMFATGAVLLPFFSLMSYLIAVPTGIKFFNWLGTMWRGQLTFETPMLFAVGFMVTFLLGGLSGVMLASPPLDFHITDSYFLVAHFHYVLFGTIVFASFAGIYFWFPKMTGRLLDERLGKLHFWLTLIGFHTTFLVQHWLGNEGMPRRYADYLPTDGFTTLNVLSTMGALILGVSMLPFVWNVFRSWRYGEVVTVDDPWGHGNSLEWATTCPPPRHNFTELPRIRSERPAFELHYPHMVERLRAEAHAGRSRNTKGES, from the coding sequence ATGACCGCCGCCCCGGAGATCCCCGCACCGCCCGACGAGACGCTCACCGCTCGACGACCGTATCCGGCGCGCGTGGGTCCCAAGGGCACGTTGATCTACAAGATCCTCACCACCACCGATCACAAGATGATCGGAATCATGTACATGGTCGCGTGTTTCACGTTCTTCTTCGCGGGCGGCCTGATGGCACTGCTGATCCGCACCGAGCTCGCGGCCCCGGGGCTGCAGTTCCTGTCCAACGAGCAGTACAACCAGCTTTTCACCATGCACGGCACGGTGATGCTGTTGTTCTACGCCACGCCGATCGTCTTCGGATTCGCGAACCTGGTGCTACCGCTGCAGATCGGCGCACCCGATGTCGCGTTCCCCCGCCTGAACGCATTGGCGTTCTGGCTGTTCGTCTTCGGCGCGCTGATCGCGCTCTCGGGTTTCATCACCCCCAACGGGGCCGCCGACTTCGGCTGGACCGCCTACGCCCCGCTCAGCGACGCGATCCACTCGCCGGGCGCCGGCGGTGACCTGTGGATCCTGGGCCTGGCCGTCAGCGGGCTGGGCACCATTTTCGGCGCGGTGAACATGATCACCACCGTGGTCTGCATGCGCGCCCCCGGCATGACCATGTTCCGGATGCCGATCTTCACCTGGAACATCCTGATCACGAGCATCCTTGCGCTGCTGGTCTTTCCACTGCTGACGGCCGCACTGCTGGGCCTGGCCGCCGACCGCCACCTCGGCGCCCACATTTACGACCCCGCCAACGGCGGCGTGCTGTTGTACCAGCATCTGTTCTGGTTCTTCGGCCATCCCGAGGTCTACATCGTGGCGTTACCGTTCTTCGGCATCGTCACCGAGATCTTCCCGGTGTTCTCGCGCAAGCCGGTCTTCGGATACACCACGCTGGTCTACGCGACCGTCGCCATCGCGGCACTGTCGATGGCCGTATGGGCCCATCACATGTTCGCCACGGGCGCGGTCCTGCTCCCATTCTTCTCGCTGATGTCATATCTGATCGCGGTGCCCACCGGGATCAAGTTCTTCAACTGGTTGGGCACGATGTGGCGGGGGCAGCTGACCTTCGAGACGCCCATGCTGTTCGCGGTGGGCTTCATGGTCACCTTTCTGCTCGGCGGCCTCTCCGGGGTGATGCTGGCCAGCCCGCCGCTGGACTTCCACATCACCGACAGCTACTTCCTGGTCGCCCACTTCCACTACGTCCTGTTCGGCACCATCGTGTTCGCCTCGTTCGCCGGCATCTACTTCTGGTTCCCGAAGATGACCGGGCGGCTGCTCGACGAACGGCTCGGCAAGCTGCACTTCTGGTTGACGCTGATCGGCTTCCACACCACCTTCCTGGTGCAGCACTGGTTGGGCAACGAGGGGATGCCCCGGCGCTACGCCGACTACCTGCCCACCGACGGCTTCACCACACTCAACGTGCTCTCGACGATGGGAGCACTGATCCTCGGCGTCTCGATGCTGCCGTTCGTGTGGAATGTGTTCAGGAGCTGGCGATACGGCGAGGTGGTCACCGTCGACGACCCGTGGGGCCACGGGAACTCGCTGGAATGGGCCACCACCTGCCCGCCGCCGCGGCACAACTTCACCGAGTTGCCCCGGATCCGTTCGGAGCGTCCGGCTTTCGAACTGCACTACCCGCACATGGTCGAGCGACTGCGCGCCGAGGCGCATGCGGGGCGGTCGCGTAACACGAAGGGGGAGTCATGA
- a CDS encoding DUF2249 domain-containing protein has product MPTTPELDVRELPKPRKHPTIFATYSDLPVGGAFVLVNNHDPKHLRDEFDVDYPGSHEWTYLQRGPKEWRIRIGKRTAAALPQVLLNTAEAPEDRDADLTGAVWNIPVAERDLDSNVIALPPGGGIDSHTGPDLDVLIHVLDGSGRLTTELDSELDLKPGDLLWLPRRSRRKFSAGPQGLRYLTVHRRRKALDLQPPDPRPRP; this is encoded by the coding sequence GTGCCCACCACGCCCGAACTCGATGTCCGCGAACTCCCCAAGCCGCGGAAGCACCCGACGATCTTCGCGACGTACTCGGATCTTCCCGTCGGGGGCGCGTTCGTGCTGGTGAACAACCACGACCCCAAACATCTGCGCGACGAGTTCGACGTCGACTACCCCGGCAGTCACGAGTGGACCTACCTGCAACGCGGGCCGAAAGAATGGCGCATCCGGATCGGCAAGCGCACCGCCGCCGCGCTTCCGCAGGTCCTGTTGAACACCGCCGAGGCTCCCGAGGACCGCGACGCCGACCTCACCGGCGCAGTGTGGAACATCCCGGTGGCCGAACGAGATCTGGATTCCAACGTCATCGCGCTACCGCCCGGCGGCGGCATCGACAGCCACACCGGCCCCGACCTCGACGTCCTGATCCACGTGCTGGACGGAAGCGGCCGGCTGACAACGGAATTGGACTCCGAACTCGACCTCAAACCCGGCGACCTGCTCTGGCTGCCCCGACGCTCCCGACGCAAGTTCAGCGCGGGGCCACAGGGTTTGCGCTACCTGACCGTGCATCGCCGCCGCAAGGCGCTGGACCTGCAACCTCCCGATCCGCGGCCCCGGCCATGA